A DNA window from Acidobacteriota bacterium contains the following coding sequences:
- the ectA gene encoding diaminobutyrate acetyltransferase, with protein MRFRHPQMEDGSDLWRLVGDAGTLELNSAYTYVLMATHFADTCLLAESDEGEPLGFVVAYRPPTHPEAVFVWQVAVAPEARGQGLGRRLLEELVARTAEDGVRYLEATVTPDNEPSRKLFRSFARELDTECRVEDFMGQEVFPQDHEAEDLFRIGPIEGSAFEALAS; from the coding sequence ATGAGATTTCGTCACCCGCAGATGGAAGACGGCTCGGACCTCTGGCGTCTCGTAGGGGATGCCGGGACCCTCGAGCTCAACAGCGCGTACACCTATGTCCTGATGGCCACCCACTTTGCCGACACCTGCCTGTTGGCGGAGAGCGACGAGGGCGAGCCCCTCGGCTTCGTGGTGGCGTATCGGCCGCCGACCCATCCGGAGGCGGTCTTCGTCTGGCAGGTGGCGGTGGCGCCGGAAGCCCGCGGCCAAGGATTGGGCCGACGGCTGTTGGAAGAGCTGGTGGCCCGCACCGCCGAGGACGGCGTGCGCTATCTGGAGGCCACGGTGACGCCGGACAACGAGCCGTCCCGCAAGCTCTTCCGCAGCTTCGCCCGGGAGCTCGATACCGAGTGCCGGGTCGAGGACTTCATGGGCCAGGAGGTCTTCCCCCAGGACCATGAGGCGGAGGATCTTTTCCGCATCGGTCCCATCGAGGGCTCGGCCTTCGAAGCACTGGCCTCCTGA
- a CDS encoding aspartate kinase: MKIKVQKYGGSSVADQHKLQHVARRIVRSRQSGYGIVVVVSAMGDTTEELLQVAQGLSRSPDRRELDMLLSSGERISTALLTLTIQELGQDAISLTGAQSGIITCNRHFNAEIDRVEPTRIIEELEQGKVVVVAGFQGSSPEGETTTLGRGGSDTTAVALAAALNAERCEIFSDVDGVFTADPRIVEEAQPLEVIDYEEMLELARHGASVLKTDAVKYARDLGVPLRAASTFSNAPGTIVTGLEAERGSELEIRGVACHRELIRVAMEPCEELQKAVLEAGGSPDVYLGGAVNERHEMLVKPESVADAEGLQETLFEEFGSRVEVDTGFGSVSVIGWGLGNAEDHRRSFEQLGRQVGSTNGRHVASDHSFTYLLESELVEQTTRALHGKLITSALEATAAGQLGGGASA; this comes from the coding sequence ATGAAGATCAAGGTTCAAAAATACGGCGGAAGTTCCGTCGCCGATCAACATAAATTACAGCACGTAGCCCGGCGCATCGTCCGGTCCCGCCAGTCGGGATACGGCATCGTCGTGGTGGTGTCCGCCATGGGCGACACCACCGAGGAGTTGCTGCAGGTGGCCCAGGGGCTTTCCAGGTCCCCGGATCGCCGAGAGCTGGACATGCTGCTGTCTTCCGGAGAGCGCATTTCCACGGCTCTGCTCACCCTCACCATTCAGGAGCTAGGGCAGGATGCCATCTCCCTCACCGGGGCCCAGAGCGGCATCATCACCTGCAATCGCCACTTCAACGCCGAGATCGACCGGGTCGAGCCGACCCGCATCATTGAGGAGTTGGAGCAGGGCAAGGTGGTGGTGGTGGCCGGATTCCAGGGTTCATCGCCGGAGGGAGAGACCACGACCCTCGGCCGGGGCGGCTCGGATACCACCGCCGTCGCACTGGCCGCGGCCCTCAACGCCGAACGGTGCGAAATCTTCAGCGACGTGGACGGTGTGTTCACCGCCGATCCGCGCATCGTCGAAGAGGCTCAGCCCCTGGAAGTCATCGATTACGAGGAGATGCTCGAGCTCGCCCGCCACGGCGCCAGCGTGCTCAAGACCGACGCGGTGAAATACGCCCGCGACCTGGGCGTGCCGCTGCGCGCCGCCTCCACGTTCAGCAACGCCCCCGGGACCATCGTCACCGGTCTCGAAGCGGAGCGCGGCAGTGAGCTGGAGATTCGCGGCGTGGCCTGTCACCGGGAGCTGATCCGGGTGGCCATGGAGCCCTGTGAGGAGCTGCAGAAGGCCGTGCTCGAAGCCGGCGGCAGCCCGGATGTCTATCTGGGCGGTGCGGTGAACGAACGCCACGAGATGCTGGTCAAGCCGGAGAGCGTCGCCGACGCCGAAGGCCTGCAGGAAACCCTCTTCGAAGAGTTCGGCTCGCGGGTCGAGGTGGACACGGGGTTCGGCTCCGTCTCCGTCATCGGCTGGGGGCTGGGCAACGCCGAGGACCATCGGCGCAGCTTCGAGCAGCTCGGCCGTCAGGTGGGTTCCACCAATGGTCGTCACGTTGCTTCCGACCACTCTTTCACCTATTTGTTGGAGAGCGAGCTGGTGGAGCAGACCACCCGCGCCCTGCATGGCAAGCTCATCACCTCCGCCTTGGAGGCCACCGCGGCCGGCCAGCTGGGAGGAGGCGCCAGCGCATGA